Proteins from a genomic interval of Alosa alosa isolate M-15738 ecotype Scorff River chromosome 8, AALO_Geno_1.1, whole genome shotgun sequence:
- the hsdl1 gene encoding inactive hydroxysteroid dehydrogenase-like protein 1, giving the protein MAAVDSFHLLYREIARSCNCYVETLALVGALYTASKAVIVTRDCYRLLRLHFIPRLVNNRDLVRSYGEWAVIYGSSETLAVAYAEELAKYGINIILISSDIRSLTSTAKGLSEVYGVEAILVEADFCRGQSVCKPIQDAIRDKDVGFVVNSLDTSLNLRQSFTDLSEGRLWDALNRSITAASLVTRLALPGMVERRRGAVVNISSGACSRPLPNKAVLSASTAYLDYFSRALHYEFGHRGIFVQSLFPCRVALQAPEEGGREITSSWLVPPAQVYARHAVSTLGVSHRTTGYWPHSLQLGLVHWAPEWLWTLGSRMLATTA; this is encoded by the exons ATGGCTGCGGTGGACAGCTTTCACCTTTTGTACAGAGAAATTGCGCGGTCCTGCAATTGTTATGTAGAGACTCTAGCCCTGGTCGGAGCATTGTACACAGCCAGTAAAGCGGTCATTGTAACTCGGGACTGTTATAGACTGCTTAGACTTCATTTTATACCTCGACTAGTCAATAACAGAGACCTTGTGCGGTCATATGGAGAATGGGCTGTCATTTATG GGTCATCCGAGACACTGGCAGTAGCATATGCCGAGGAGCTGGCCAAGTATGGCATCAATATTATTCTGATCAGCTCTGATATCAGAAGTCTGACCAGCACAGCCAAGGGCCTCTCTGAAGTCTATGGTGTGGAGGCCATCTTGGTCGAGGCAGATTTCTGCCGCGGTCAGTCTGTCTGCAAACCCATCCAAGACGCTATTAGGGACAAAGACGTGGGCTTTGTGGTAAACAGTCTGGACACCTCTCTGAACCTCCGTCAGAGCTTCACGGACCTGTCGGAGGGAAGGCTATGGGACGCACTGAACAGGAGCATCACTGCAGCCAGCCTGGTGACACGCCTGGCTCTACCTGGGATGGTGGAGAGGAGACGGGGGGCAGTGGTAAACATCTCCTCGGGGGCCTGTAGCCGACCCCTCCCCAACAAGGCAGTACTCTCAGCATCCACG GCTTACCTGGACTACTTCAGCCGTGCACTACACTACGAGTTTGGCCACCGGGGCATCTTTGTACAGAGCTTGTTCCCTTGTCGCGTGGCCTTGCAGGCACCCGAGGAGGGGGGTCGGGAGATCACAAGCAGCTGGCTGGTCCCTCCAGCTCAGGTCTACGCCCGCCATGCGGTGTCCACTCTGGGTGTCTCACACCGGACCACTGGCTACTGGCCACACTCCTTACAG CTTGGACTGGTCCATTGGGCTCCTGAGTGGCTGTGGACGCTGGGATCCCGTATGCTGGCCACCACTGCCTGA